A genomic stretch from Verrucomicrobiota bacterium includes:
- the sixA gene encoding phosphohistidine phosphatase SixA: MILDLLLLRHATAEDHGLKPDADRALTEKGQRQGRRVARFLQAHHLRPDLVLSSPIRRAFETAERVCQELQLARPVSEPWLTAGVAGREFLQEIQAYRELPCLLVVGHEPDLSALIGHLLGGSAFSVRLKKASLAHLRGEMRRAGSATLQSLVPCAYLPPETSH; the protein is encoded by the coding sequence TTGATTTTGGACCTGCTACTACTCCGCCACGCCACCGCTGAGGACCACGGCCTCAAGCCAGACGCCGATCGTGCCCTCACAGAAAAAGGCCAGCGCCAAGGCCGCCGGGTCGCGCGCTTCCTTCAGGCCCACCATCTTCGACCAGACCTGGTCTTGAGCAGCCCGATTCGTCGGGCCTTCGAGACGGCGGAGAGAGTCTGCCAAGAGCTCCAGCTGGCTCGGCCCGTTTCCGAGCCGTGGCTGACTGCGGGAGTCGCGGGGCGCGAGTTTCTGCAAGAGATTCAAGCTTATCGCGAGCTACCCTGCCTCCTGGTGGTGGGACATGAGCCGGATTTGAGCGCCCTTATCGGACACTTGCTCGGCGGAAGCGCCTTCTCCGTGCGGCTCAAAAAGGCCTCTCTCGCCCACCTCCGGGGAGAAATGCGCCGGGCCGGCAGCGCGACCTTGCAAAGCTTGGTCCCCTGCGCCTACCTGCCGCCCGAAACATCTCACTGA
- a CDS encoding exodeoxyribonuclease III codes for MRLVSWNVNGLRAVLKKDFLGFFEKEPFDVLCLQEVKAEREQVDLSFAGHEWHIQWNPAIKKGYSGVATFTRSQPLSVSRGLGIEEHDQEGRVLTLEFPEYHLVNVYTPNSQNELRRLAYRQEWDAAFLRYLKKLETSKPVVACGDFNVAHEEIDLARPQANRRNAGFTDEERAGFSALLREGFIDTFRLFQSGGGHYSWWSYRANARANNVGWRIDYWLVSQTLQSKIEAAEIRADIMGSDHCPVALTLSEKK; via the coding sequence ATGAGGTTGGTCTCTTGGAACGTCAATGGTTTGCGAGCGGTCTTGAAAAAAGACTTCCTAGGATTTTTCGAAAAGGAGCCTTTCGATGTGCTCTGCCTCCAAGAAGTGAAGGCCGAGCGTGAGCAGGTCGACTTGAGCTTCGCGGGCCACGAGTGGCATATTCAGTGGAATCCAGCCATCAAGAAAGGCTACAGCGGCGTCGCCACCTTCACCCGCAGCCAACCACTCAGCGTCTCGCGAGGTCTTGGAATCGAAGAGCACGACCAGGAAGGGCGGGTCCTGACCCTGGAATTCCCCGAATACCATCTCGTCAATGTCTACACGCCCAACTCTCAAAACGAACTTCGTCGACTCGCCTACCGGCAGGAATGGGACGCAGCCTTTCTACGCTACCTCAAAAAGTTGGAAACCTCCAAACCCGTCGTGGCCTGTGGTGACTTCAATGTGGCCCATGAGGAAATCGACCTAGCCCGCCCTCAGGCCAATCGCCGGAACGCCGGCTTCACCGACGAGGAACGGGCCGGATTTTCGGCTCTTCTGCGAGAAGGTTTCATCGACACGTTCCGCCTCTTCCAAAGCGGGGGCGGCCACTACAGCTGGTGGAGCTACCGCGCAAACGCTCGCGCCAACAACGTAGGCTGGCGGATCGACTACTGGCTCGTCTCCCAAACGCTCCAGTCGAAAATCGAAGCAGCCGAAATCCGAGCCGATATCATGGGCTCAGACCACTGCCCGGTAGCCCTCACCTTAAGCGAAAAGAAATAG
- the rplM gene encoding 50S ribosomal protein L13: MKTFSAKAETTERQWWVIDATGRVVGDVAVQAARLLRGKNKPTFTPHVDTGDFVVIVNAEKAEFTGTKELNKVYFRHTGWVGGVRTETPASLREKHPERILEHAIKGMIPHNRLGRQIIKKLKVYPGAEHPHQAQNPQPARSAA; encoded by the coding sequence ATGAAAACCTTTTCCGCCAAAGCCGAAACCACCGAACGCCAGTGGTGGGTCATCGATGCCACCGGACGCGTGGTGGGTGACGTCGCCGTGCAGGCCGCCCGCCTTCTCCGGGGAAAGAACAAACCCACCTTCACTCCCCATGTCGACACCGGAGACTTCGTCGTCATTGTGAACGCCGAAAAAGCCGAATTCACAGGCACCAAGGAACTCAATAAGGTCTACTTTCGCCACACCGGCTGGGTCGGAGGCGTGCGGACGGAGACGCCCGCCAGCCTGCGGGAAAAGCATCCCGAGCGGATCCTTGAGCATGCCATCAAAGGGATGATCCCTCATAATCGACTCGGCCGCCAAATCATCAAGAAGCTGAAAGTCTACCCGGGTGCGGAGCATCCCCATCAAGCCCAAAATCCGCAGCCCGCCCGATCAGCCGCCTGA
- the fabG gene encoding 3-oxoacyl-[acyl-carrier-protein] reductase, whose protein sequence is MSRFAEKVAVVTGGGRGIGKAIAAKLAGEGAKVAVVSRNEASCAAAAAEINQTHPEAARAYAVDVADAEAVASLAKQTLEDFGKVDILVNNAGVTRDTLLMRMKDADWDTVLDTNLKGAFHTVKAFQRALMKSPAGRILNVASVIGLIGNAGQANYAASKAGLIGFTKSVARELASRGVTANALAPGFIDTEMTEVLSDEIKQGVLEKIPLKSFGAVEDIAAAAAYLASEEGRYITGQVLAIDGGMVM, encoded by the coding sequence ATGAGTCGTTTCGCAGAGAAGGTGGCCGTCGTGACGGGCGGAGGACGAGGGATTGGCAAGGCCATTGCGGCCAAACTGGCCGGCGAGGGGGCCAAAGTGGCCGTGGTCAGCCGGAACGAAGCCAGCTGTGCGGCGGCGGCCGCCGAAATCAACCAAACCCACCCGGAAGCCGCCCGCGCCTATGCCGTGGATGTGGCCGATGCCGAAGCGGTCGCCTCCCTGGCCAAGCAAACCCTAGAAGACTTTGGCAAGGTCGACATTCTCGTGAACAACGCCGGGGTCACTCGCGACACGCTCTTGATGCGGATGAAGGATGCCGATTGGGACACGGTGCTCGATACCAATCTGAAAGGCGCTTTCCACACCGTGAAAGCCTTCCAGCGAGCGCTCATGAAATCGCCCGCTGGGCGGATCCTCAACGTGGCCTCCGTCATTGGACTGATCGGAAACGCTGGGCAAGCCAACTACGCCGCCAGCAAGGCGGGGCTGATCGGATTCACCAAATCCGTCGCTCGCGAATTGGCCTCTCGGGGAGTGACCGCCAACGCTCTCGCGCCGGGCTTCATCGATACCGAGATGACGGAGGTCCTCTCGGATGAGATCAAGCAAGGGGTCTTGGAAAAGATTCCCCTGAAAAGCTTTGGGGCAGTCGAGGACATCGCGGCCGCCGCCGCCTACCTCGCGAGTGAGGAAGGCCGCTACATCACGGGCCAGGTCTTGGCCATTGATGGGGGCATGGTCATGTGA
- the pgl gene encoding 6-phosphogluconolactonase: protein MPQAEILSLEHFVPDAVAFIEQAATEAIASRGEFRLSLSGGGTPAPVYAALAKRPLDWNQVIVTFGDERMVPADHEESNFRMARETLLGQIDIPEANVLRMRGELDPAEAAKAYEQALREKAGPEGIFRHDLILLGLGGDGHTASLFPESKGLTEQDRWVIPNFVEKFDTWRLTFTYPLLNAARAVAFLLRGDGKKEVAEEVRQGQNNHPAIGVQPTDGRLFWLMGN, encoded by the coding sequence ATGCCCCAAGCTGAAATTCTCTCCCTGGAACACTTCGTCCCTGACGCCGTCGCCTTCATCGAACAAGCTGCCACTGAGGCCATCGCCTCCCGGGGGGAGTTTCGCCTCTCTTTGAGCGGTGGCGGCACTCCGGCGCCCGTTTATGCCGCCTTGGCCAAACGTCCGCTCGATTGGAACCAAGTCATCGTGACCTTTGGGGACGAGCGAATGGTCCCGGCCGACCACGAAGAAAGCAACTTCCGCATGGCCAGAGAAACCCTCTTGGGCCAAATCGACATCCCCGAAGCCAATGTGCTTCGCATGCGGGGCGAGCTTGACCCGGCGGAGGCCGCCAAGGCCTACGAGCAAGCTCTCCGGGAGAAAGCCGGCCCAGAAGGAATCTTCCGCCATGATCTCATCCTCCTTGGCCTGGGTGGGGATGGGCACACCGCTTCGCTTTTTCCCGAATCGAAAGGACTCACGGAGCAAGACCGCTGGGTCATCCCCAACTTCGTCGAAAAGTTCGACACTTGGCGCCTGACTTTCACCTACCCCTTGCTGAACGCGGCCCGCGCGGTGGCCTTCCTATTGCGGGGTGATGGGAAAAAGGAAGTGGCCGAGGAAGTGAGACAAGGCCAAAACAATCATCCTGCCATCGGCGTGCAGCCAACAGATGGAAGACTCTTCTGGCTGATGGGAAACTGA
- the rpsI gene encoding 30S ribosomal protein S9 yields MSDTATISTIGRRKTSIARVQMKPGEGRITVNGRNFEDYFPTVVHQNSLLQPFQIVGKNKQFNLTVNAQGGGLSGQVGAIRLAVARALIESDSELRSDLKEAGLLRRDPRMKERKKAGQPGARKRFQFSKR; encoded by the coding sequence ATGAGTGACACCGCCACCATCTCCACCATCGGTCGACGCAAGACCTCCATCGCGCGCGTCCAAATGAAGCCCGGCGAAGGCCGCATCACGGTCAACGGCCGGAACTTCGAGGACTACTTTCCGACCGTCGTTCATCAAAACTCGCTTCTCCAGCCCTTCCAAATCGTGGGCAAAAACAAGCAGTTCAATCTGACCGTCAACGCGCAGGGCGGTGGCCTGAGCGGGCAAGTGGGGGCCATTCGTCTGGCTGTCGCCCGCGCCCTGATCGAAAGCGATAGTGAGTTGCGGAGCGACCTCAAGGAAGCGGGGCTTCTCCGCCGCGACCCTCGGATGAAAGAACGCAAAAAGGCCGGCCAGCCCGGCGCTCGCAAGCGCTTCCAATTCTCCAAGCGCTGA